One segment of Fuscovulum ytuae DNA contains the following:
- the gph gene encoding phosphoglycolate phosphatase (PGP is an essential enzyme in the glycolate salvage pathway in higher organisms (photorespiration in plants). Phosphoglycolate results from the oxidase activity of RubisCO in the Calvin cycle when concentrations of carbon dioxide are low relative to oxygen. This enzyme is a member of the Haloacid Dehalogenase (HAD) superfamily of aspartate-nucleophile hydrolase enzymes (PF00702).), with protein sequence MASALVFDLDGTLVDSAPDIHAGVAHLLAEEGLPTLSFETIRGFIGGGVPILITRVMRALDLPDDPQRHADLCARFIQRYEHDPGGLTQPYPGVAAALDMLDLPLALCTNKPEGPTRALLAQLGWTHRFPVIVGGDTLPMRKPDPAPLHLAIERLGAGPILFVGDSEVDAETAARAQVPLLLFTQGYRSTPLDRLPHHAAFDHWDAFAALVDGFTPR encoded by the coding sequence ATGGCCTCCGCACTGGTCTTCGATCTGGATGGCACGCTGGTCGATAGCGCACCCGATATCCATGCCGGTGTCGCGCATCTCTTGGCCGAGGAAGGTCTGCCCACCCTGTCTTTCGAAACCATCCGGGGTTTCATCGGGGGCGGCGTGCCCATCTTGATCACACGTGTCATGCGGGCCTTGGACCTTCCCGATGATCCGCAGCGCCATGCCGATCTCTGCGCCCGATTTATCCAGCGCTATGAACATGATCCGGGCGGTCTGACGCAGCCCTATCCGGGGGTGGCGGCGGCTCTGGATATGCTTGACCTGCCCTTGGCCCTTTGCACCAACAAACCCGAAGGCCCAACCCGCGCGCTTCTGGCGCAGCTTGGCTGGACCCATCGCTTTCCGGTGATCGTGGGGGGGGATACGCTGCCCATGCGAAAACCCGATCCGGCCCCGCTGCACCTTGCCATCGAACGGCTGGGGGCTGGACCGATCCTTTTTGTCGGCGACAGCGAGGTGGATGCCGAAACCGCCGCGCGGGCGCAGGTGCCGCTTCTTCTGTTCACACAGGGCTATCGCAGCACACCCCTAGACCGCCTGCCGCATCACGCGGCCTTCGATCATTGGGATGCCTTCGCGGCACTGGTCGACGGGTTCACCCCAAGGTGA
- a CDS encoding VOC family protein — MRIVPELAVRDRAAAAHMLVEVFGFSRGEGDLLHLGDQVLALVQGTAPAHGVIDHLALAVRDVDQALAAALAQGARLESTTPDGPCEIAEFWQAGVRYVFLQGPEGARIEFCAKLGGQTRADLPGHDHLGIPCTDIAATEGFFLALGLAPVAAVDLERADGVTKVRFLSAGDGMVELYEPPALRGRPSPFADEGLWRGLRLIGAAAGPGVRLGPDGLRVTLG; from the coding sequence GTGCGGATCGTTCCTGAACTCGCCGTCCGTGACAGGGCCGCCGCTGCGCATATGCTTGTGGAGGTCTTCGGTTTTTCCCGTGGGGAAGGGGACCTGCTTCATCTGGGCGATCAGGTACTTGCCTTGGTTCAGGGCACGGCACCTGCGCATGGCGTGATTGATCATCTGGCCTTGGCCGTACGGGATGTGGATCAGGCCTTGGCGGCGGCATTGGCGCAGGGTGCCCGGCTTGAGTCGACGACGCCCGATGGCCCTTGCGAGATTGCCGAATTCTGGCAGGCGGGCGTGCGCTATGTCTTTCTGCAAGGCCCTGAAGGCGCGCGGATCGAGTTCTGCGCAAAGCTTGGGGGACAGACCCGAGCCGATCTGCCGGGGCATGACCATCTGGGCATCCCCTGCACGGATATCGCGGCGACTGAGGGGTTCTTCCTTGCGCTGGGGCTGGCCCCGGTCGCCGCGGTCGATCTGGAGAGGGCAGACGGGGTTACGAAGGTCCGCTTCCTTTCGGCAGGCGACGGAATGGTAGAGCTTTACGAACCGCCCGCCTTGCGGGGGCGACCTTCGCCCTTTGCGGATGAGGGACTTTGGCGCGGGCTCCGCCTGATCGGTGCGGCGGCGGGGCCGGGTGTGCGTCTTGGCCCCGATGGGCTGCGCGTCACCTTGGGGTGA
- a CDS encoding glutamine synthetase family protein, producing the protein MTHATLPPELDSYLSAHPGTRFLDAVMFDLCGTAIGKRYPIRDAAKVWTSGVAFCAGITTLDSLGACWDVEGIGFSDGDPDATSYPIPGTLAPVPWMQDTAQILIAPAPPEGVAQWWFDPRSILANVVTRFADLGLTPVTACELEFYLVDPARDTAGRISPARPARSGRAPEAPRVLAFDKLDEWAAILGEIDAACIAQGVPAGAATAEYGGAQFEVNLGHLPDPVRAADHALMLRRIVKGVAGRHGLDATFMSKPFAEQSGSGLHIHLSLLDAKGRNIFDDRAPDGDTQLGHAIAGLQATTYDAMAIFAPNLNAYRRFAPNQFVPVNTSWGTNNRSVSFRIPAGGGAARRIEHRIAGAEANPYLVMAAVLAGIHHGLANRLAPTPPSTGNAGEEADPAMPLKLWTALDRLETSALMADYLGTRYPAAYATIKRAEFEAFMADVLPREYDWYL; encoded by the coding sequence ATGACACATGCGACGCTGCCCCCCGAACTCGACTCCTATCTTTCCGCACATCCCGGCACCCGCTTTCTGGATGCGGTGATGTTCGACCTTTGCGGCACTGCCATCGGCAAGCGATACCCTATCCGCGATGCGGCGAAGGTCTGGACTTCGGGCGTGGCCTTCTGCGCCGGGATCACCACGCTGGATTCACTTGGCGCCTGCTGGGATGTCGAAGGGATCGGCTTTTCGGATGGCGACCCCGACGCCACCTCTTACCCCATTCCCGGCACGCTGGCCCCGGTGCCTTGGATGCAGGATACTGCCCAAATCCTGATCGCGCCTGCCCCGCCCGAAGGGGTGGCGCAATGGTGGTTCGATCCGCGCAGCATCCTTGCCAATGTCGTCACCCGTTTCGCCGATCTGGGCCTGACCCCGGTCACAGCTTGCGAGTTGGAATTCTACCTTGTGGACCCTGCACGGGATACCGCAGGCCGCATCTCGCCTGCCCGCCCTGCAAGATCAGGCCGGGCGCCCGAGGCGCCACGCGTGCTGGCCTTTGACAAGCTGGATGAATGGGCCGCGATATTGGGCGAGATTGACGCCGCCTGCATAGCCCAAGGCGTGCCCGCAGGGGCCGCGACCGCAGAATACGGTGGCGCGCAGTTTGAGGTGAACCTTGGCCACCTGCCGGATCCCGTCCGCGCCGCCGATCACGCGCTGATGCTGCGGCGGATCGTCAAGGGCGTGGCAGGTCGCCACGGGTTGGACGCCACTTTCATGTCAAAACCCTTTGCCGAACAATCCGGGTCTGGCCTACATATTCATCTCAGCCTGCTGGATGCCAAGGGACGCAACATTTTTGACGACCGCGCGCCTGATGGCGATACCCAGCTTGGGCATGCCATCGCAGGGCTGCAAGCCACCACCTATGACGCCATGGCAATCTTTGCGCCCAATCTGAACGCCTATCGCCGCTTCGCGCCCAACCAATTCGTCCCCGTCAACACCTCTTGGGGCACGAATAACCGCTCTGTCAGCTTCCGCATCCCCGCAGGGGGCGGGGCCGCGCGGCGGATCGAACACCGTATCGCGGGGGCAGAAGCGAACCCCTATCTGGTCATGGCCGCCGTCCTTGCAGGCATCCATCACGGCCTTGCCAACCGCCTTGCCCCCACGCCCCCTTCAACTGGAAATGCGGGGGAGGAGGCGGACCCTGCAATGCCCCTAAAACTCTGGACTGCGCTGGATCGGCTGGAGACCTCGGCCCTGATGGCCGATTACCTTGGCACCCGCTACCCCGCCGCCTATGCCACGATCAAGCGGGCGGAGTTCGAGGCCTTCATGGCCGATGTCCTACCCCGCGAATATGACTGGTATCTCTGA
- a CDS encoding LysR substrate-binding domain-containing protein — translation MAGCGFYALVVCAIIAKDNRNILRFAHMIPARRQLPALSGLLALEAVERLGTTTAAARELNLTPGAISRALREVEAQLGVTLLIRDRQRLQPTPAARDYVEQARRALDLLGQAGLRLRSGGGGRVLSIALLPAFGMHWLAPRLRDFRQSHPDISLTFSTRLRPFDLRAEGFDAAIHYGRADWPDAEHLLLMREEVVAVASPDFVTGPITGAADLLDLPLLQIEGRKGDWGRWFAAQGLPGQRPVGMVFDQFATMQQAAIHGLGVALLPRFLVVEDLDKERLVPVWGGPVPSAGNYWLVWPKETPSFPAIEAFRNWIAEEAAGGDVGPEGLEPPTKAL, via the coding sequence ATGGCGGGTTGCGGCTTCTATGCCTTGGTTGTTTGTGCAATAATAGCGAAAGATAATCGTAACATTTTGAGGTTTGCTCACATGATCCCGGCGCGACGGCAGCTTCCCGCCCTGTCCGGCCTTTTGGCGCTAGAGGCGGTGGAGAGGCTGGGTACCACCACCGCCGCCGCGCGGGAATTGAACCTGACGCCGGGCGCGATCAGCCGCGCCCTGCGCGAGGTGGAGGCGCAATTGGGCGTAACGCTGCTGATCCGGGATCGGCAAAGGTTGCAGCCCACCCCAGCGGCACGGGACTATGTGGAACAGGCGCGGCGCGCGCTGGACCTGCTTGGGCAGGCAGGGCTGCGGCTGCGGTCGGGCGGGGGCGGCCGTGTGCTGTCGATTGCCCTGCTGCCAGCCTTTGGCATGCATTGGCTGGCCCCGCGCCTGCGCGACTTTCGCCAGTCGCATCCCGACATCTCACTCACCTTCAGCACGCGCTTGCGGCCTTTCGACCTGCGGGCCGAAGGATTTGACGCGGCGATCCATTACGGGCGGGCCGATTGGCCGGATGCCGAGCATCTGCTTTTGATGCGCGAGGAAGTGGTGGCGGTGGCTTCGCCCGATTTTGTGACGGGGCCGATCACGGGGGCGGCGGACCTGCTTGACCTACCGCTTCTGCAGATCGAAGGGCGCAAGGGCGACTGGGGGCGTTGGTTTGCTGCGCAAGGCCTGCCAGGGCAGCGCCCGGTCGGCATGGTCTTTGACCAATTCGCCACCATGCAACAGGCGGCCATCCATGGTCTAGGAGTGGCGCTTCTGCCGCGCTTTTTGGTTGTGGAAGATCTGGACAAGGAAAGGCTGGTCCCTGTCTGGGGTGGCCCTGTGCCCAGCGCGGGCAACTATTGGTTGGTTTGGCCAAAAGAGACCCCGTCCTTTCCGGCGATAGAAGCCTTTCGGAACTGGATCGCTGAAGAGGCGGCGGGAGGTGATGTAGGGCCGGAGGGACTCGAACCCCCAACCAAGGCGTTATGA
- a CDS encoding NAD(P)/FAD-dependent oxidoreductase, whose product MTAPARIGDVSFWYADIGLPQTRRPPLPGDTMADVCIIGAGYTGLWSAYYLKKADPGLKIVICEKNFAGFGASGRNGGWLTGGFAWNHDRYLATSDEAGVRAMVQAMNGTVDEIIRVADAEGIDADIRRTDELMVATTPAQLARCEAETAHRRHWGEDRVHMIGAGQTASRVNIPGVLGAMVVGGVARIQPAKLVRGLAQVVEAMGVTIHEETEVTGLAPGRVTTARGSVTAHTILRCTEGFTATLPGLRREWLPLNSAQIATEPLPPEVWAQIGWSGHEILGDFANAYCYCQRTREGRITVGARGVPYRFGSAIDNSGIPDPETIRRLTDILHRHFPAARPFRIDHAWCGVIGVPRDWCATAGIDPVTRIGWAGGYVGVGVSTSNLSGRTLADLTLDRQTNLTRLPWVNRRVRKWEPEPLRWLGVHGMYGLYGMADRREAARQGPPSRLAKFGNWLTGR is encoded by the coding sequence ATGACCGCCCCTGCCCGCATCGGTGACGTTTCCTTCTGGTATGCCGATATCGGCCTGCCCCAGACACGCCGCCCTCCCCTGCCGGGGGATACTATGGCAGATGTCTGCATCATCGGCGCGGGCTATACCGGGCTTTGGTCGGCCTATTATCTGAAGAAGGCCGATCCCGGCCTGAAGATCGTGATCTGCGAAAAGAATTTCGCAGGTTTCGGTGCCTCGGGCCGCAATGGCGGCTGGCTGACGGGGGGCTTTGCTTGGAACCATGACCGCTATCTGGCCACGTCGGATGAGGCGGGCGTCCGCGCCATGGTGCAGGCGATGAACGGCACGGTGGATGAAATCATCCGCGTGGCCGATGCCGAAGGGATCGACGCAGATATCCGGCGCACGGATGAGTTGATGGTCGCCACCACGCCCGCACAGCTTGCCCGGTGTGAGGCGGAGACCGCCCATCGCCGCCACTGGGGCGAAGATCGCGTCCATATGATCGGCGCGGGCCAGACCGCCAGCCGCGTGAACATCCCCGGCGTTCTTGGCGCGATGGTGGTGGGGGGCGTGGCGCGCATCCAGCCCGCCAAACTGGTGCGCGGCTTGGCGCAGGTGGTCGAAGCGATGGGCGTGACCATCCACGAAGAGACCGAAGTCACAGGCCTTGCCCCCGGCCGCGTCACCACCGCGCGGGGCAGTGTTACCGCCCATACGATTCTGCGCTGCACCGAAGGCTTCACCGCCACCCTGCCGGGGCTGCGGCGGGAATGGCTGCCGCTAAACTCGGCCCAGATCGCGACCGAGCCGCTTCCGCCCGAGGTTTGGGCGCAGATCGGCTGGTCGGGGCATGAAATCCTTGGCGATTTCGCCAATGCCTATTGCTATTGCCAGCGCACGCGCGAGGGGCGCATCACCGTGGGCGCGCGGGGGGTGCCCTATCGCTTTGGTTCGGCAATTGACAATTCCGGCATTCCCGATCCTGAAACCATCCGCCGCCTCACCGATATCCTGCACCGCCATTTTCCCGCCGCCCGGCCGTTCCGCATAGATCACGCATGGTGCGGTGTGATCGGCGTGCCGCGCGATTGGTGCGCGACGGCGGGGATTGATCCCGTCACCCGCATCGGCTGGGCGGGGGGATATGTCGGGGTGGGTGTCTCTACCTCCAACCTGTCGGGGCGGACGCTCGCGGACCTGACGCTGGACCGTCAGACCAACCTGACGCGCTTGCCATGGGTCAATCGCCGGGTACGGAAATGGGAACCGGAACCGCTGCGTTGGTTGGGTGTGCATGGGATGTATGGGCTTTACGGCATGGCCGACCGGCGCGAGGCCGCACGGCAGGGGCCGCCCTCACGGCTGGCCAAGTTCGGCAATTGGCTGACGGGGCGGTGA
- a CDS encoding acyl-CoA dehydrogenase yields MSLDAPKLKAKDAPDLARFDWEDPFRLNDQLTEEERMLRDAARAYAQEKLQPRVTAAYREETTDPSIFREMGEMGLLGVTIPEEYGGLGASYVAYGLVAREVERVDSGYRSMMSVQSSLVMYPIYAYGTEAQRTKYLPKLAAGEWIGCFGLTEPDAGSDPAGMKTVAKKTANGYVLNGAKMWISNAPIADVFVVWAKSEAHGGKIKGFVLEKGMKGLSAPKVGGKLSLRASITGEIVMKDVEVGEDALLPNVEGLKGPFGCLNRARYGISWGVMGAAEFCMHAARQYGLDRKQFGKPIAGTQLYQLKLANMMTEISLGLQASLRVGRLMDEANAAPEMISIIKRNNCGKALEAARWARDMHGGNGIQEDFQIMRHMVNLETVNTYEGTHDIHALILGRAITGVQAFF; encoded by the coding sequence ATGAGCCTCGACGCCCCCAAACTCAAAGCCAAGGACGCCCCCGATCTGGCCCGTTTCGACTGGGAAGACCCCTTCCGCCTGAACGACCAGTTGACGGAAGAGGAACGCATGCTGCGCGATGCGGCCCGCGCCTATGCGCAGGAAAAGCTGCAACCCCGCGTGACCGCCGCCTATCGCGAGGAAACCACCGACCCGTCGATCTTCCGCGAAATGGGCGAAATGGGCCTTTTGGGCGTGACCATCCCCGAAGAATATGGCGGGCTGGGCGCATCCTACGTCGCCTATGGCCTTGTCGCGCGCGAGGTGGAGCGGGTGGATAGCGGTTACCGTTCCATGATGTCGGTGCAAAGCTCGCTCGTTATGTATCCGATCTACGCCTACGGGACCGAGGCGCAGCGGACGAAGTATCTGCCCAAACTGGCCGCGGGTGAATGGATCGGCTGCTTTGGCCTGACCGAGCCTGATGCCGGGTCCGATCCGGCCGGGATGAAGACCGTCGCGAAGAAGACCGCGAATGGCTATGTGCTGAATGGCGCGAAAATGTGGATTTCCAACGCCCCTATCGCCGATGTCTTCGTCGTCTGGGCGAAATCCGAGGCGCATGGCGGCAAGATCAAGGGTTTCGTGCTGGAAAAAGGCATGAAGGGCCTGTCCGCGCCGAAGGTTGGCGGCAAACTGAGCTTGCGCGCCTCTATCACGGGCGAAATCGTGATGAAGGATGTGGAAGTCGGCGAAGACGCGCTTCTGCCGAATGTAGAGGGGCTGAAGGGCCCGTTCGGCTGCCTCAACCGCGCGCGCTATGGCATTTCTTGGGGCGTCATGGGTGCGGCCGAATTCTGCATGCATGCCGCCCGCCAATACGGCCTTGATCGCAAGCAGTTCGGCAAGCCGATTGCTGGCACACAGCTCTATCAGCTCAAACTCGCCAATATGATGACCGAGATTTCTTTGGGTCTTCAGGCCAGCCTCCGCGTGGGCCGCCTGATGGATGAGGCGAATGCCGCGCCAGAGATGATCTCGATCATCAAACGCAACAATTGCGGCAAGGCGCTGGAGGCCGCCCGTTGGGCGCGCGACATGCACGGTGGCAATGGCATTCAGGAAGATTTCCAGATCATGCGCCATATGGTGAACCTTGAAACGGTCAACACCTATGAGGGCACGCATGACATCCATGCCCTGATCCTTGGCCGTGCAATCACGGGCGTGCAGGCCTTCTTCTGA
- a CDS encoding efflux RND transporter periplasmic adaptor subunit codes for MVKRFIIAILLLGLVGGGLVGFNLFRDNMIAQIFANMPRPPATVSTIEAQPVSWTPMIEAIGTVNAAQGVDLTVETAGVIKEIAFQPNTQVEAGAMLIRLDDVVQKADVEAARTQADLEKSNLARAQGLTRRGVTTNVSLDQTQAAAEAAEAQLARAMAVLEQRQLTAPFAGTIGLPRVDLGQYVTPGTIVATLQDISTMRVDFSLPEQDLPNLTIGQKIEVRIEGLDETFAGALTGIDPRVDPASRLVALRGSIDNPMGKLTPGQFVRIRVILPAESGVIALPQTTVSASLYGDYVYIVRPSEADAAQLELRQVFVKLGRRSGGVVEIVEGVSPGDQVVTAGQNRLSNGQSATIDNSVNPAATATGDAIAGGTE; via the coding sequence ATGGTCAAACGCTTCATCATCGCCATTCTTCTACTCGGCCTTGTCGGTGGCGGTCTTGTTGGTTTCAACCTGTTCCGCGACAACATGATCGCGCAGATCTTCGCCAACATGCCACGCCCACCCGCGACGGTTTCGACGATCGAGGCGCAACCCGTCAGCTGGACCCCGATGATCGAGGCGATCGGCACCGTCAACGCAGCGCAAGGCGTTGATCTGACGGTGGAAACGGCAGGTGTCATAAAGGAGATCGCCTTCCAGCCCAACACGCAGGTCGAAGCGGGCGCGATGCTGATCCGGCTGGATGACGTGGTCCAAAAGGCCGATGTCGAAGCGGCGCGGACGCAAGCAGATCTGGAAAAGTCGAACCTTGCCCGCGCGCAGGGCCTGACCCGGCGGGGGGTAACGACGAATGTCTCGCTCGACCAGACGCAGGCCGCGGCTGAGGCCGCCGAGGCGCAGCTTGCCCGCGCCATGGCCGTGCTGGAACAACGGCAACTGACCGCGCCCTTCGCCGGAACGATCGGCCTGCCCCGCGTGGACCTTGGCCAATATGTGACCCCCGGCACCATCGTGGCGACGCTGCAAGACATCTCGACCATGCGTGTGGATTTCTCGCTGCCCGAACAGGATCTGCCCAACCTGACCATCGGGCAGAAGATCGAGGTGCGGATCGAAGGTCTGGACGAAACTTTTGCGGGGGCGCTGACGGGTATCGATCCCCGCGTCGATCCCGCCTCGCGTCTGGTCGCCCTACGCGGGTCCATCGACAATCCAATGGGCAAACTGACCCCCGGCCAATTCGTCCGCATCCGCGTGATCCTGCCCGCCGAAAGCGGCGTGATCGCCCTGCCCCAGACCACCGTCTCGGCCAGCCTTTATGGCGATTACGTCTATATCGTCCGCCCGTCCGAAGCGGATGCCGCACAGCTTGAACTGCGGCAGGTCTTCGTGAAGCTCGGCCGCCGCTCGGGTGGGGTGGTGGAAATCGTCGAAGGCGTCTCGCCAGGCGATCAGGTGGTGACGGCAGGCCAGAACCGGCTGTCGAACGGCCAGTCCGCCACCATCGACAACAGCGTGAACCCCGCCGCCACGGCGACCGGGGATGCCATCGCCGGGGGCACAGAATGA